A window of Microbacterium sp. BK668 genomic DNA:
GCTCGAGACGCTCGGCTACGTGCGAGGCCGCGGCGACGGCTCCGCGCGCACCTTCGCTCTCACCCCTCGCGTGCTGGAGCTCGGATTCAGCTACCTCTCCTCGCTGTCGCTGCCCGAGATCGTGCAGCCGCACCTCGAGCGCCTCTCGCGCGAGGTGGGAGAGAGCGTGTCGGCTGCGGTGCTCGACGGCACCGACATCGTCTACATCGCGCGCGTCCCCGCGCGGCGGATCATGAGCGTGCGGATCACGATCGGCACGCGCTTCCCCGCGTACGCGACGAGCATGGGCCGCGTGCTGCTGGCCGGTCTCGAAGAGGATGCCGCCGCCGCGGTGGTCGAGGCATCCGATCTGCAGAGACTCACGGAGCGCACGCTCACCGATCGGACTGCGCTGCGGGGCGAGATCGCCCGCGTGCGCAGCGACGGGTGGGCGCTCGTCGACGGTGAGCTCGAGCCGGGTCTTCGCTCGGTCGCGGCGCCTGTCCATAGCCGGTCCGGGGAGGTGGCAGCGGCGATCAACGTCTCGACGAGCGCGACGCGCGACTCCCTCGAGCACCTGATGCAGGACTACGTGCCGCCGCTGCTGCGTGCGGCCGACGCGATCGACGCCGAACTGCGTCTCGTGTAGGGCGGGGGTCATCGGCCTACTGCCTGCGGACGACATCCAGGAGGCGGACCTTCGACGAGGTGACGCGCCGCCATCGACCGCTCGGATCGAACCACTGCGGAGCCCTGACCTCGGGCACGCCGTCGGTCATGCGGATCGACCATCCGGAAGTGTCGAGGTGGCGGTGGTGGTACCAGCAGAGGAGCACTCCATTGTCTGTGTGAGTCGGTCCCCCGAGCGCATGGTCCGTGACGTGATGGATCTCGCACCAGCCGGCTGGCACCCCGCATCCCGGAATGACACAGGCTCCATCGCGCAGCGCGATCGCGCGGCGCTGGTGGCGGTTGAACACGCGTTCCTCGGTGCCGAGCCGATGGATGCGGCCGCCGTCGCCGAGGGCGACCCGCTGGATCACTCCCGCGCACCCGACGCGACGGACGGCGGCGGGGGCAATCGGCACGTCGGACCCCGCTGCATGACCCTCG
This region includes:
- a CDS encoding IclR family transcriptional regulator C-terminal domain-containing protein, which gives rise to MSEGAEAAASGDFVQSLARGLAVIRAFDGDHAELGLSEVARRSDIPRAAARRFLRTLETLGYVRGRGDGSARTFALTPRVLELGFSYLSSLSLPEIVQPHLERLSREVGESVSAAVLDGTDIVYIARVPARRIMSVRITIGTRFPAYATSMGRVLLAGLEEDAAAAVVEASDLQRLTERTLTDRTALRGEIARVRSDGWALVDGELEPGLRSVAAPVHSRSGEVAAAINVSTSATRDSLEHLMQDYVPPLLRAADAIDAELRLV